A single Drechmeria coniospora strain ARSEF 6962 chromosome 03, whole genome shotgun sequence DNA region contains:
- a CDS encoding GPI-GlcNAc transferase complex, with the protein MITTAPRLRIRRPSPTAAEFTVTTLPPSTLSLRLGRLILLVLRIVLAAATVLLLHARWVGSTLAGPRSRPSTPPPPALSLSAALWCALDAWERSPTGLLFAAAAARVPLPVLLSAGAAVFYLVGLRVHKYESLLVLRGLGVQTTESPSTYFARAATRFIPTEKIQDIFVNEAFRGFEVRYYLVVVVEGEENVVVVFPSLLPRRKIVETVWRGARECLYEGRGEEKGQAAHA; encoded by the coding sequence ATGATCACCACCGCCCCGAGGTTGCGCATTCGCCGCCCCTCacccacggcggccgagttcaCGGTcacgacgctgccgccgtccacGCTCTCCCTCCGGCTCGGACGACTGATCCTGCTGGTGCTGCgaatcgtcctcgccgccgcgacggtcCTCCTGCTGCACGCACGTTGGGTCGGCAGCACGCTCGCGGGGCCTCGTTCGCGTCCcagcacgccgccgccgccggcgctctcgctctcggccgctCTTTGGTGCGCGCTCGACGCCTGGGAGCGGTCGCCGACGGGCctgctcttcgccgccgccgcggcgcgCGTGCCGCTCCCCGTGCTGCtctccgccggcgccgccgtcttctacctcgtcggcctacgcgtgcacaagtacgaatccctcctcgtcctgcgcGGGCTCGGCGTCCAGACGACGgagtcgccctcgacgtacTTTGCGCGCGCTGCGACCCGCTTCATCCCGACCGAGAAGATACAGGACATCTTTGTCAACGAGGCCTTTCGCGGCTTCGAGGTGCGCTActacctcgtcgtcgtcgtcgagggcgaggagaacgtcgtcgtcgtcttccccAGCCTCCTGCCGCGGAGGAAGATTGTCGAGACGGTGTGGAGGGGCGCGAGAGAGTGCCTGTACGAGGGGCGCGGGGAAGAAAAGGGACAGGCGGCCCACGCGTAG